Within Nocardioides rotundus, the genomic segment GCGCGGCTCTCGGGGTCACTCACCGACCGGCTGCACCCCCGGATCCTGACCGTCGGCGGCTTCGTGGTGCTCGGCGGCGCGCTGCTGCTGGTCTCCTCCGTGCTCACGCCGACCACCCCGCTGTGGGAGCTCCTCGTCGGGTTCGCCCTGATGGGAGCGGGCAGCGCGTTCCTGTGGGGTCCGCTGGCGGCGAGCGCCAACCGCAACCTGCCGCCGCAGCGGGCGGGTGCCGGGTCGGGGGTCTACAACGCCACCCGCCAGGTCGGCGCGGTGCTCGGGTCCGCGGCCATCGCCGTGCTCATGGACGCCCGGCTCTCCGCCAACGGGCTGGACTTCTCCCCCAGCGGCGGGCACGGCACCCCCGCGGCCGCGCTGCCTCCCGCCGCGGCCGGCGCCTTCACCGAGGCGATGGCGCAGTCCCTGCTGCTCCTGCCCCTGGTGCTCGCGCTCGGCCTGGTCGCGGTGCTGTTCTTCCAGACCCCGCGCCACCTGCTGGCCCGCTGACCCGACTCGGGGTCGACTCGCGCGCCGGCCTCGTCGTACCCGCCCCCGAGCCCACCCCGCATCAGCTGAGCCGGCCGTCCTCCAGGTGCACCACCGCGTCGGCGAACGACTCGAGCGCGGGGTCGTGGGTGGCGACGACGACCGTCGTGCCCTCGTCCACCACGAGCGCCCGGATCAGCTCCATCACGCTGGCGCCGGTCTCGGAGTCCAGCTGGGCGGTGGGCTCGTCGGCGAGCAGCAGCGGCGGCCGGCTGGCCAGGGCACGGGCGATCGCGATCCGCTGCTGCTGGCCGCCGGACATCTCGTCGGGCCGCTGGCGCGCGTGGCCGGAGAGCCGCACCCGGTCCAGCAGCTCGCTCACCCGGGCGTCCCGGTCGGCGGTCGGCACCCGGGTGATCCGCAGCGGCAGGCCGACGTTCTCCTCAGCCGTGAGCAGCGGCAGCAGCGCGAAGTCCTGGTGGATCACCCCGACGGTGCTCCGCCGCAGCTCCACCAGCTCGGCGTCCTTGGCACCCGTGACGGCGTGCCCGGCCACCTCGATGGTGCCCGAGTCGGGCCGGAGCAGCCCGGCGATCAGCCGCAGCAGCGTCGTCTTGCCGGCACCCGAGCGCCCCTTGAGCACGACCAGCTGGCCCTCGTCCACGGACAGGTCGACGCCCCGCAGGGCGTGCACGTCCTGCCCACCGTGGCCGTAGGTCTTGTGCAGGTCGCGGACCCGGATCATCGGTTCTCCTCCGGCCAGATCTGGATGTGGTCCTCGACCAGCTCCACCCGCACCCGGCGCTGCAGCCCGAGCGCGGTGACGAAGTCGGCGGGCAGCTGCAGCCGCCCCGCCCGGTCGAGTACGGCGAACTCCTCGGAGACCACGTGCCCTGCCTCGGCGCCGTCGCGGCGCAGCGTCTCCGAGGAGGTGCGGCCGTCGCGGATGGCCACGGTGCGCCGTACCTCCCCCGCGACCGTCGGGTCGTGGGTCACCACCACGACGGTGGTGCCGTGCTGCTCGTTCGCCTGCTGCAGCGCGCCGTAGACCTCGTGGCTCTCGGAGGTGTCCAGCTCGCCGGTGGGCTCGTCGCAGAACAGCACCTCCGGCCCGTTCGCGAGGCCGACCGCGATGGCCAGGCGCTGCTGCTCACCGCCGGAGAGGTCGGCGGGGCGGCGGTCCGCGCAGTCGGCGATGCCCAGCTGCTCCAGCAGCTCGGCGGCGCGGGAGTCCCGCTCGGCCCGGCCGGTCCCGGCCAGCCGCTGCGGCAGCGCGACGTTCTCCAGCCCGGTCAGGTAGGGCACCAGGTTGTCGGTCGCCCGCTGCCACACGAACCCGCAGGTGCGGAGGCGGTACTGCCGGCGCTCCCTGCGGCCCATGGTGAGCAGGTTGTGCCCCGCCACGACCGCCCGGCCGGCGCTGGGGGTGTCCAGGCCGGAGAGGATGTTGAGCAGGGTCGACTTGCCGCTGCCGGAGGCGCCGACGATGGCGACCAGGTCCCCCCGGTCGACATGCAGGTCGAGGCCCTGGAGGGCGACGACCTCGACGCCCTTGCGCTTGTAGATGCGCACGAGGCCCTCGCACTCGATCTGCGGAGTGCCGGTGTGGTCGACCGGGGTGGCGACGGCTGTGGTGGTCATGGGGTCTCCGATTCTGCCGGGTCCGGGCGGCGGGGCCGCACGAGCAGCGCGGTCGCGACGGTGACCAGCACCAGGGCCACGACCAGCGCGAGGAGAGTCAGGGGCGCGAGGCGCACCGGGAGCGAGACCGTCGGGGCGGCGAGGGCCGCGGGGTCGAAGGCATGGCCCGCGACCACCGCGAGGGCGACGCCGGCCACGGCGGCGGCCAGCGCGACGGCGCCCACCACGGGGACGATCGCCAGGGCGGCGGCGCGGCGGATGTCGCGCACTCCGGTGCCGAGGGTGCTCAGCACCCCGGAGGTACGCCGCCGCGCCGGGCCGCCCAGCACCACGACGAGCGTCAGCGCGACGAGGCCGAGCACGCCCCCGGCGAGCGCGGCCGACATCAGCACCCGACGGGTCCGCTGGACCGCGGGCGAGGAGAGCGCCTCCTCGGTGATCCGAC encodes:
- a CDS encoding ATP-binding cassette domain-containing protein, with product MTTTAVATPVDHTGTPQIECEGLVRIYKRKGVEVVALQGLDLHVDRGDLVAIVGASGSGKSTLLNILSGLDTPSAGRAVVAGHNLLTMGRRERRQYRLRTCGFVWQRATDNLVPYLTGLENVALPQRLAGTGRAERDSRAAELLEQLGIADCADRRPADLSGGEQQRLAIAVGLANGPEVLFCDEPTGELDTSESHEVYGALQQANEQHGTTVVVVTHDPTVAGEVRRTVAIRDGRTSSETLRRDGAEAGHVVSEEFAVLDRAGRLQLPADFVTALGLQRRVRVELVEDHIQIWPEENR
- a CDS encoding ABC transporter ATP-binding protein, translated to MIRVRDLHKTYGHGGQDVHALRGVDLSVDEGQLVVLKGRSGAGKTTLLRLIAGLLRPDSGTIEVAGHAVTGAKDAELVELRRSTVGVIHQDFALLPLLTAEENVGLPLRITRVPTADRDARVSELLDRVRLSGHARQRPDEMSGGQQQRIAIARALASRPPLLLADEPTAQLDSETGASVMELIRALVVDEGTTVVVATHDPALESFADAVVHLEDGRLS